From the genome of Gemmatimonadaceae bacterium, one region includes:
- a CDS encoding VCBS repeat-containing protein, translating to MVADFNGDGKPDVFFACTGHDVSPPPGENPRILLSQPDGTYSNTEIPNLVGFHHGGSAADLNGDGKPDVI from the coding sequence TTGGTCGCCGATTTCAATGGCGACGGCAAGCCAGATGTTTTCTTCGCCTGCACCGGCCACGACGTCAGCCCACCGCCAGGTGAGAACCCGCGCATTCTGCTCAGCCAACCCGACGGCACCTATAGCAACACGGAGATTCCGAATTTGGTGGGATTTCACCACGGCGGATCCGCGGCCGACCTCAACGGGGATGGAAAGCCCGACGTGATCTGA
- a CDS encoding glycoside hydrolase family 9 protein: MPNWKTAATLLLTTSAAHTDSTSFIRVNQLGYLPDAIKVAVVCTLDATPVPSFRVKDARGRVVLGPQRAIPDGSLGPCRVTQRLDFTSLRRSGRYTIEAGTAAPVTVRIAPDVYDGGADTALYYMRQQRSGWNPLFRDSVHRYDGNVIDDSGRVVKHVAVSGGWADASDFLQYATTSATATYMMLAAYRDNPHAFADAFDARGLPGANGIADVVDEANHGLDWLLRMYPGGTEMYNQLGDDRDHAYFDLIINDSSDYGWGKGRERPVYPCTGRPQGLLKYTNRASGFASTAGKFASTFAIAAVTIAQRDTSRGRLLRERAVAAYELGLLHPGVCQTAPGTAPYFYEEDNWVDDMELAAAQLFAVTRDGKYLRDAADFARQEPVTPWMGADTARHYQWYPWHNNGHYELWRNGSTTARATAVTSYRDGLQRVTARATNGFRVGIPFIWCSNDLMASFATQALLYRRMTGDARFREYEQAAIDWLFGANPWGTSMMIGYPNGGVSARDPHSAHADRLGVQVLLGGLLDGPVYRSIYANLRGIALRNADENTRFNTGSIVYHDDLGDYSTNEPIMDGTASMVYLLSQLSRRAR, encoded by the coding sequence ATGCCCAACTGGAAGACTGCCGCGACGCTGCTACTGACCACCTCTGCGGCGCACACCGATTCCACCAGTTTCATTCGCGTCAACCAGCTCGGCTATCTACCCGACGCGATCAAGGTGGCGGTGGTGTGCACCCTCGATGCCACGCCGGTGCCATCGTTTCGCGTGAAGGACGCGCGCGGTCGAGTGGTGCTGGGACCGCAGCGGGCGATCCCCGACGGTTCGTTGGGTCCGTGCCGTGTCACGCAACGACTCGACTTCACGTCACTCCGCCGCAGCGGTCGCTACACCATCGAAGCGGGCACGGCGGCGCCGGTCACTGTGCGCATTGCACCAGACGTCTACGATGGCGGTGCAGACACGGCACTGTACTACATGCGGCAGCAACGATCTGGCTGGAACCCGCTGTTTCGCGACTCGGTGCACCGCTACGACGGCAACGTCATCGATGACAGCGGGCGCGTGGTAAAGCACGTCGCGGTCAGCGGCGGATGGGCGGATGCGTCGGATTTCCTGCAGTATGCCACGACGTCGGCGACGGCAACGTACATGATGCTGGCGGCCTATCGCGACAATCCGCACGCCTTTGCCGACGCATTCGACGCGCGCGGGCTTCCCGGTGCGAACGGCATTGCGGATGTCGTGGATGAAGCCAACCACGGACTGGACTGGTTGTTGCGCATGTATCCCGGTGGCACGGAGATGTACAACCAGCTGGGCGACGATCGCGATCATGCGTACTTCGACCTCATCATCAACGACTCATCGGACTACGGGTGGGGCAAGGGACGCGAGCGACCGGTGTATCCGTGCACCGGCCGGCCACAGGGACTGCTCAAGTACACGAATCGTGCCAGCGGCTTTGCGTCGACAGCGGGAAAGTTTGCGTCGACGTTCGCGATCGCGGCGGTGACGATCGCGCAACGCGACACCAGCCGGGGGCGTCTGCTGCGGGAACGCGCCGTGGCCGCGTACGAACTCGGGCTTCTGCATCCAGGCGTCTGTCAAACGGCGCCAGGCACCGCGCCCTACTTCTACGAGGAAGACAACTGGGTGGACGACATGGAACTGGCGGCGGCCCAGCTGTTCGCCGTCACGCGCGACGGGAAGTATCTCCGCGACGCGGCCGATTTCGCGCGGCAGGAGCCCGTGACGCCCTGGATGGGGGCGGACACGGCGCGACACTACCAATGGTACCCGTGGCACAACAACGGGCACTACGAACTGTGGCGCAACGGTTCGACCACGGCGCGTGCTACGGCGGTGACCTCGTATCGCGATGGGCTGCAACGGGTCACTGCGCGCGCCACGAATGGATTCCGCGTGGGCATCCCGTTCATCTGGTGTTCGAACGATCTCATGGCCTCGTTCGCCACGCAGGCCCTGCTGTATCGCCGCATGACCGGCGATGCGCGATTTCGCGAGTATGAGCAGGCCGCCATCGATTGGCTGTTCGGTGCGAACCCCTGGGGCACCTCTATGATGATCGGATATCCCAATGGTGGCGTGTCGGCGCGCGATCCGCATTCGGCGCATGCCGACCGGCTGGGCGTGCAGGTGTTGCTGGGCGGCCTGCTGGATGGGCCGGTGTATCGATCGATCTATGCGAATCTGCGCGGCATTGCGCTGCGCAACGCCGACGAGAATACCCGCTTCAACACGGGATCCATCGTGTACCACGATGACCTTGGCGACTACTCCACGAACGAACCGATCATGGACGGTACGGCCAGCATGGTGTACTTGTTGTCGCAATTGAGTCGTCGTGCGCGCTGA
- a CDS encoding CocE/NonD family hydrolase produces the protein MAFGVAMGCTPKPLSGPTIAGDWDVYVALGSTARGGFEGWRRMGFAHFAGADSQYVGIIRRRAGATMLSVTHVTITPDSIVLTGDGNQSVHARWQGDTLSGVMRTTDKPSGPRLRLMRRTTPFVAETSYDLWPGAVSDSQYAVTEDTAVFMTTRDGAKLVSYIARPVGVGPFGVVLQRTPYTRILHPAGRYWAARGYIFVAQHVRGRDISDGSDFGNYDTDVRDGYDAVEWAATLPGANGKVGLIGHSDEGRLAWYAAVSAPPHLAAIAPSAATADPWRIVPYEDMVFSPINVAWACLMRERTLQDIAELDIGAAITHLPLRDLPQQLGCGQVKLWDRWIAHPTLDAYWRAHAVTTNIAKVRAPVLQISGWYDDSRGPIDYTNALNAVPGHPFIRLVMGPGAHKGVDYVAGEFGPQSRVDTRRLQLQWFDHYLLGKDNGVDRGAPVDIFVFGDNTWRKEAAWPLARAVGTKWYLASGGSANTSAGDGGLDTLPPTGAPADTFTYDPADPTPYLIDSRELETSLNEDFSALNASRKDALVFTSKALTKPVEVTGQMSATLWAATDARDTDWNVMLLDVFPDGHAERVQDGVARARFRGGFDKAVLLTPGKVERYDIDVWFTSRVFPPGHKLRVSVSSALFPKYDRNLNTGGNNETDNRFVVAHQRVLHDQTHPSHIVLPVIPR, from the coding sequence ATGGCGTTCGGTGTCGCGATGGGCTGCACACCCAAGCCGCTGTCGGGTCCTACGATTGCCGGAGACTGGGATGTCTATGTGGCGTTAGGCTCCACGGCGCGAGGTGGCTTTGAAGGCTGGCGACGCATGGGGTTCGCGCACTTCGCCGGCGCCGATTCGCAGTATGTCGGTATCATTCGCCGACGCGCCGGTGCAACCATGCTGTCCGTCACGCATGTCACGATCACGCCCGATTCGATCGTCCTCACTGGTGATGGCAATCAGTCGGTACACGCGCGATGGCAGGGTGACACGCTCAGTGGCGTCATGCGCACCACCGACAAACCCTCCGGGCCACGCCTGCGCCTGATGCGTCGAACGACGCCCTTCGTGGCGGAGACGTCGTACGACCTGTGGCCCGGTGCCGTGTCCGATTCGCAGTATGCCGTCACGGAAGACACGGCGGTGTTCATGACCACCCGCGATGGCGCGAAGCTGGTGAGCTACATCGCGCGTCCGGTTGGCGTCGGTCCGTTTGGTGTCGTCCTGCAGCGCACGCCGTACACGCGCATTCTGCATCCGGCCGGCCGGTACTGGGCGGCGCGCGGCTATATCTTCGTGGCGCAACATGTGCGCGGTCGCGACATCTCCGACGGCAGTGATTTTGGGAACTACGACACCGACGTGCGTGATGGCTACGACGCGGTGGAGTGGGCGGCCACGCTGCCAGGCGCCAATGGCAAAGTGGGGCTCATCGGGCATTCCGACGAAGGGCGTCTCGCTTGGTATGCGGCCGTGAGCGCGCCGCCGCATCTGGCGGCGATTGCTCCGTCGGCCGCGACGGCCGATCCGTGGCGCATCGTGCCGTACGAGGACATGGTGTTCTCGCCCATCAATGTCGCGTGGGCGTGCCTCATGCGCGAACGCACGCTACAGGATATCGCCGAGCTGGATATCGGCGCCGCGATCACGCACCTGCCGCTGCGCGACCTGCCCCAACAGTTGGGCTGCGGCCAGGTGAAGCTGTGGGATCGATGGATCGCGCATCCCACGCTCGACGCCTATTGGCGTGCCCATGCGGTCACGACGAACATCGCCAAGGTGCGCGCACCGGTACTGCAGATCTCCGGATGGTACGACGATTCGCGCGGACCCATCGACTACACGAATGCGCTCAACGCCGTACCAGGGCATCCGTTCATTCGCCTGGTCATGGGCCCCGGTGCGCACAAGGGCGTGGACTACGTGGCCGGTGAATTCGGGCCACAGTCGCGCGTGGACACGCGGCGACTGCAGTTGCAGTGGTTCGATCACTATCTCTTGGGCAAGGACAACGGCGTAGACCGCGGCGCACCGGTGGACATCTTCGTATTTGGCGACAATACGTGGCGCAAGGAAGCCGCCTGGCCGCTGGCGCGCGCGGTCGGCACCAAGTGGTACCTTGCGTCCGGCGGCTCGGCCAATACCAGTGCAGGGGACGGCGGGCTGGATACTTTGCCGCCCACCGGCGCGCCCGCCGACACGTTCACGTACGATCCCGCCGATCCGACGCCCTATCTCATCGACTCGCGCGAACTCGAAACGTCGCTCAACGAAGACTTCTCGGCGCTCAATGCCTCACGCAAGGACGCGCTGGTGTTTACCTCCAAGGCGCTGACGAAGCCCGTGGAAGTGACCGGACAAATGTCGGCCACACTGTGGGCTGCGACTGACGCGCGCGATACCGACTGGAACGTGATGCTGCTGGATGTGTTTCCCGATGGGCACGCCGAGCGGGTGCAGGACGGCGTGGCGCGGGCGCGATTTCGTGGGGGATTCGACAAGGCCGTGTTGCTCACGCCGGGCAAGGTCGAGCGCTACGACATTGATGTGTGGTTCACGTCGCGCGTGTTCCCTCCGGGACACAAGCTGCGCGTGAGCGTGTCATCGGCGCTGTTCCCCAAGTACGATCGGAACTTGAATACCGGTGGCAACAACGAAACGGACAATCGGTTTGTCGTGGCGCATCAACGGGTGCTGCATGATCAGACGCATCCGTCGCATATCGTGCTGCCGGTGATTCCGCGGTAG
- a CDS encoding DNA topology modulation protein produces the protein MRRVLIIGSGGAGKSTVATQLGTKLGIPVIHLDAHYWHPGWIATPPSEWRLRVAELVARDVWVMDGNYGGTMVQRLAACDTVVFLDLPRVVCLWRLVRRALRYAGRSRPDMTPGCPERLSWEFVWWVWTYPSRRRPQVLQRLAALPTTTQVVLLRSSREVDAFMSAVLPAPIAS, from the coding sequence ATGCGTCGCGTCCTCATCATTGGCTCCGGCGGTGCCGGCAAGTCCACCGTGGCCACACAACTCGGGACAAAGCTCGGTATCCCGGTCATTCACCTCGATGCGCACTACTGGCACCCTGGCTGGATTGCCACCCCGCCAAGCGAGTGGCGCCTGCGCGTGGCGGAGCTGGTCGCGCGCGATGTGTGGGTGATGGACGGCAACTACGGCGGTACCATGGTACAACGACTGGCGGCGTGCGATACCGTGGTGTTTCTCGACCTGCCACGCGTCGTCTGCCTGTGGCGACTGGTGCGACGCGCGCTTCGTTACGCTGGCCGTTCGCGACCGGACATGACACCGGGATGCCCCGAGCGCCTGTCCTGGGAGTTTGTGTGGTGGGTGTGGACGTACCCTTCACGACGGCGACCGCAGGTGTTGCAGCGATTGGCCGCGTTACCGACGACGACGCAGGTGGTGCTTCTGCGTTCGTCGCGTGAGGTGGACGCGTTCATGTCAGCAGTTCTTCCAGCGCCAATCGCGTCTTGA
- a CDS encoding DUF1778 domain-containing protein, which yields MFAKSAQLQIRVTPRQKAALKRHANAAGLDVSSYVLARVLPVESDRFAVIIRAMAIAADHRFALAELNDFLHRCAPIAFGEAVARASLGALSPFLQNYVAAMVEQAAGQKHVPPPSWTREVLPLDAPHFATPLRSLRMHLLRSAPVAFKRRNIFVDAAVGDRV from the coding sequence ATGTTCGCCAAGTCCGCGCAGCTCCAGATCCGGGTGACTCCCCGCCAGAAAGCCGCACTCAAGCGGCATGCCAACGCCGCCGGTCTCGACGTGTCCAGCTATGTGTTGGCACGCGTGCTGCCGGTCGAGTCTGACCGCTTCGCGGTGATCATCCGCGCCATGGCCATCGCGGCAGACCATCGCTTCGCCTTGGCGGAACTGAATGACTTTCTGCACCGGTGTGCACCAATCGCGTTCGGCGAGGCGGTGGCACGCGCGAGTCTTGGCGCACTCTCGCCGTTCCTGCAGAACTACGTGGCGGCGATGGTGGAGCAGGCGGCCGGCCAGAAGCATGTGCCTCCGCCATCGTGGACGCGTGAGGTCTTGCCGCTCGACGCCCCGCACTTTGCAACGCCGCTGCGCAGCCTGCGAATGCATCTCCTGCGCTCGGCGCCGGTTGCGTTCAAGCGCCGAAACATCTTCGTCGACGCGGCCGTCGGCGATCGAGTCTGA
- a CDS encoding MFS transporter: MPESTRVQTSARTTLILLFLINLLNFYDRQILAAVTEPIRREFGLSDGAIGWLGTAFTLFYAAIGLPLGRFSDRGSRAKMLGWGVAVWSVCTAASGLAFNYWTLFAARLGVGFGEASCSPASHSLIGDLYPSHKRARALSLFMLGLPIGIFLAGVFSGLIAKAWGWRAAFFVAIVPGLVLAYAVSRIVEPPRGSADRATAATTHAHGTTAATSFWAPYLQLWRIPTLRWIVLSGALHNFNAYAVNAFMPAYLGRYHGLTIANANIVAGITLGLVGVFSLVFGGMLSDRARQWRPNGRLIVGAVALAISSPCVYLALALAPGAIIPFMVLMGLGWMCFYLYYATVYASVHDVVPAHLRGTAMAVYFFWMYVLGGAFGTAILGMLSDRLAHRAMEAAGSTVMTDAVRAMGLHDAFFIVPAIGMTLALVLYAASRTVERDIRALTP; the protein is encoded by the coding sequence ATGCCAGAATCCACCCGAGTCCAAACCAGCGCGCGCACCACGTTGATTCTGCTGTTCCTCATCAATCTGCTCAACTTCTACGATCGGCAGATTCTGGCCGCCGTCACCGAACCGATCCGGCGGGAGTTCGGTCTGAGTGACGGGGCGATTGGCTGGCTGGGCACGGCCTTCACGCTGTTCTATGCCGCGATCGGCCTGCCCCTTGGTCGCTTTTCCGATCGCGGTTCGCGGGCGAAGATGTTGGGCTGGGGCGTTGCGGTATGGAGCGTGTGCACGGCAGCATCAGGGCTGGCGTTCAACTACTGGACATTGTTTGCGGCGCGACTGGGCGTGGGATTTGGTGAGGCCAGCTGCTCCCCTGCCTCGCACTCGCTTATTGGGGATCTCTATCCCAGTCACAAGCGGGCGCGGGCGTTGTCGCTGTTCATGTTGGGCCTGCCCATTGGGATTTTTCTTGCTGGCGTGTTTAGCGGACTCATTGCCAAGGCCTGGGGATGGCGTGCCGCGTTCTTTGTGGCGATCGTGCCGGGGCTCGTGTTGGCGTATGCGGTGTCACGTATTGTCGAACCGCCGCGCGGCAGCGCCGATCGCGCGACTGCCGCGACGACACACGCCCATGGAACCACGGCGGCCACGAGTTTCTGGGCGCCCTATCTGCAGCTGTGGCGCATCCCCACGCTGCGCTGGATCGTGTTGTCGGGCGCGTTGCACAACTTCAATGCGTACGCGGTCAATGCGTTCATGCCCGCCTACCTGGGTCGGTACCATGGACTCACCATTGCGAATGCCAATATTGTCGCCGGCATCACGCTGGGACTGGTTGGCGTGTTTTCGCTGGTGTTTGGCGGCATGTTGTCCGATCGCGCGCGGCAGTGGCGTCCCAATGGTCGGCTGATTGTTGGCGCCGTTGCCCTCGCCATCTCGTCGCCCTGTGTGTACCTGGCCCTCGCACTCGCGCCGGGGGCGATTATCCCGTTCATGGTGTTGATGGGTCTTGGATGGATGTGCTTCTATCTGTATTACGCGACCGTCTACGCATCGGTGCACGACGTGGTACCGGCGCACCTGCGCGGTACCGCCATGGCCGTCTACTTTTTCTGGATGTATGTCCTTGGCGGCGCGTTTGGCACGGCCATTCTTGGCATGCTGAGTGACCGCCTCGCGCACCGCGCCATGGAGGCCGCCGGGAGCACGGTGATGACCGACGCCGTGCGCGCCATGGGCCTCCACGATGCATTCTTCATTGTCCCCGCCATCGGCATGACCCTCGCCCTGGTGCTGTACGCGGCGTCCCGTACCGTGGAACGTGACATCCGGGCGCTAACGCCCTAG
- a CDS encoding M20/M25/M40 family metallo-hydrolase: MGLGTGTLGMRLEKAGIVGMITSRNKLSGFANPFAAQGGGRGGAGGGRGGGGRGGAAAPGTSDRGGGPAASLAAANAGLGGFGGGPGGSGGWGVIEIFETYNKIAPAVTLTCEDYSLVYRLAENNQKPMVRIDADASLLGEQPAFNTIGMIKGSEKPDEYVLLSAHFDSWDGSSGATDNGTGTLMAMEAMRILKKAYPNPKRTIMVGHWASEEQGLNGSTAFTEDHPEVMKGLQALFNQDNGTGRVQSLSSSGLSDIGRHLKQWYTKLPGFYTDSMSANVVSWSFNDVPTGNPGGTDGAVFACFGTPSFGMGAVGWNYGTYTWHTNRDTYDKVVFDDVKHNATLAALMAYLASEDPEFIKRDRSPGNWPANWPANCGKVPRTTKPRY; this comes from the coding sequence ATGGGACTCGGCACTGGCACGCTGGGCATGCGTCTTGAGAAGGCCGGCATCGTTGGCATGATCACCTCGCGCAACAAGCTCAGTGGATTCGCCAATCCGTTTGCCGCACAGGGCGGTGGACGTGGCGGTGCGGGCGGTGGTCGTGGCGGTGGCGGACGCGGCGGCGCGGCGGCACCGGGCACGAGCGATCGTGGTGGTGGTCCTGCCGCGAGCCTCGCTGCCGCGAATGCGGGTCTTGGCGGATTTGGCGGCGGCCCCGGCGGCAGTGGCGGCTGGGGGGTGATCGAAATCTTCGAGACGTACAACAAGATCGCGCCCGCGGTCACCCTCACCTGTGAAGACTACAGCCTGGTGTATCGCCTGGCGGAGAACAACCAGAAGCCCATGGTGCGCATTGACGCCGACGCGTCATTGCTGGGCGAGCAGCCGGCGTTCAACACGATCGGCATGATCAAGGGCAGCGAGAAGCCCGATGAATACGTGTTGCTGTCGGCGCATTTCGATTCATGGGACGGGTCATCGGGTGCCACCGACAACGGCACCGGCACGCTGATGGCGATGGAAGCGATGCGCATTCTCAAGAAGGCGTATCCGAATCCCAAGCGCACCATCATGGTGGGTCACTGGGCCAGTGAAGAGCAAGGGCTCAACGGGTCCACCGCCTTCACTGAAGACCATCCGGAAGTGATGAAGGGGTTGCAGGCGCTCTTCAACCAGGACAACGGCACCGGTCGCGTGCAGTCGCTGTCATCGTCTGGCTTGAGTGACATCGGTCGTCATCTCAAACAGTGGTACACCAAGCTGCCTGGCTTTTACACCGACAGCATGAGTGCCAACGTCGTGTCGTGGAGCTTCAACGATGTGCCTACCGGCAATCCGGGCGGCACCGATGGCGCGGTGTTTGCGTGTTTTGGCACGCCGTCGTTTGGCATGGGCGCGGTAGGCTGGAACTACGGCACCTACACGTGGCACACCAATCGCGACACGTATGACAAGGTCGTGTTCGACGATGTGAAGCACAACGCGACGCTGGCAGCGCTGATGGCGTATCTCGCGTCGGAAGATCCGGAGTTTATCAAGCGTGATCGGTCACCGGGCAATTGGCCGGCGAATTGGCCGGCCAACTGCGGCAAGGTGCCGCGGACGACCAAGCCTCGGTACTAG
- a CDS encoding serine/threonine-protein kinase, whose translation MTLAARLSAALAGRYRIERELGAGGMATVYLAEDLKHDRKVAIKVLKPELAAVLGAERFVVEIKTTAAMSHPHILPLFDSGTADGFLFYVMPYIQGETIREKLNRETQFGVDEAVRIAREIADALDYAHRHGVIHRDIKPENILLHDGRAMVMDFGIALAVSAAAGGRMTETGLSLGTPHYMSPEQATAEKEITPRADVYSLGSVLYEMLTGNAPFTGANAQQIIMKIITEPAESVTKYRKSVPSNVAAAVAKSLEKLPADRFDSAKAFADALGNATYRNASGMAAGAAPDARWRQRATWLAAALVLVALAGAFGWLRRPTEAPGPVSRFVLADADSSNAPDSRTVPNFALSPDGSQFAYAGFAPGVGTVLRVRRRDQLVSTVVPFTEHAVEPVFSPSGEQIAFIDDRTNVPMIVSLAGGTPVALPVKPFVSRTFAGATWADDGYLYFGRGGVLERVAATGLGSSETIVPEALEGERVGYSWPQTLPGSRGLLLSVQGMRGKRGPQIGVLDLATNRVTVFAPGASVRYVSPGYLVVASVDGQLSVLPFDAKRLRATGALAALDQVVRVSGALRACFAVADDGSLVYQTGTTETTQSLVWHSRDGATTPVDSTWKRDFSTLALSTDGKQVAVAIRDDNKVRQLWIKQLDHGPLSKLTFDSAGSHTPAWTPDGKSVAYLASRDSERVVYMKPADGSREEQRIWKSPSRLATLAWSPDGRWLLATTAEQGSDIVALRLGVDTMATPLVNSPANEREPALSPDGRWLAYESDESGVLEVYVRPFPDTKASRTQVSVRGGRRPHWSTNGRELFYVSGSEMVATPVTTGASFTHGDERALFPATSNRWDVAPGDRFLMVVGDGLRRLTETVKVENWVTEMRAKLNGAAR comes from the coding sequence ATCCTGCCGTTGTTCGATAGCGGCACGGCGGACGGATTCCTGTTCTACGTGATGCCCTACATCCAGGGCGAGACGATTCGCGAGAAGCTCAACCGCGAAACACAGTTCGGTGTGGACGAAGCGGTTCGTATTGCACGAGAAATCGCCGACGCACTGGACTACGCGCACCGGCACGGCGTGATCCACCGCGACATCAAGCCCGAGAACATCCTGCTGCACGATGGCCGCGCGATGGTGATGGACTTTGGCATCGCGCTCGCGGTCAGCGCAGCGGCGGGTGGCCGCATGACCGAGACCGGATTGAGTCTCGGCACGCCGCACTACATGAGTCCAGAACAGGCGACCGCCGAGAAAGAGATCACGCCGCGCGCCGACGTGTACTCGCTGGGCTCCGTGTTGTACGAAATGCTCACGGGCAATGCGCCGTTCACCGGAGCGAATGCGCAGCAGATCATCATGAAGATCATCACCGAGCCGGCAGAGTCGGTGACGAAGTACCGGAAGTCGGTGCCGAGCAACGTCGCTGCCGCGGTCGCCAAGTCGCTGGAGAAACTGCCGGCCGATCGATTCGACAGTGCGAAAGCGTTCGCCGATGCGCTCGGCAATGCGACCTATAGGAACGCGAGTGGTATGGCCGCGGGCGCCGCGCCGGATGCACGCTGGCGGCAGCGGGCGACGTGGCTGGCCGCGGCGCTTGTGCTCGTCGCGCTCGCCGGTGCATTCGGCTGGCTGCGGCGACCAACGGAAGCGCCCGGTCCGGTGTCACGGTTCGTGCTGGCTGACGCGGACTCGAGTAACGCGCCGGATTCACGAACGGTGCCGAACTTTGCACTGTCCCCCGATGGCTCGCAGTTCGCATATGCGGGTTTCGCACCTGGCGTTGGAACGGTGTTGCGCGTGCGGCGACGGGACCAACTCGTGTCCACTGTCGTCCCCTTCACCGAGCATGCGGTGGAGCCCGTCTTCTCACCAAGCGGAGAGCAGATCGCATTCATCGACGACCGCACGAACGTGCCCATGATCGTATCGCTGGCCGGTGGCACTCCCGTTGCTCTACCCGTCAAGCCGTTCGTGAGCAGAACGTTTGCGGGCGCGACATGGGCCGACGACGGGTACCTCTACTTCGGCAGGGGCGGAGTGCTGGAGCGTGTGGCTGCGACTGGCTTGGGATCCAGCGAAACCATCGTTCCTGAGGCGTTGGAGGGAGAACGTGTTGGGTATTCTTGGCCGCAGACGCTTCCGGGGAGCCGGGGCCTTCTATTGTCCGTGCAAGGCATGCGAGGCAAGCGTGGGCCTCAGATCGGCGTGCTCGATCTCGCCACCAACCGCGTCACGGTGTTCGCGCCCGGCGCAAGCGTTCGCTATGTCTCGCCCGGCTACCTCGTGGTGGCCTCGGTGGACGGCCAACTGAGTGTGCTGCCCTTCGATGCCAAACGACTGCGTGCCACGGGAGCGCTCGCGGCACTCGATCAAGTCGTACGCGTCAGCGGGGCCTTGAGGGCGTGTTTCGCCGTCGCTGATGATGGCTCGCTGGTGTATCAGACTGGCACAACTGAAACGACGCAATCGCTGGTCTGGCACAGTCGCGACGGCGCGACCACGCCGGTGGACTCCACATGGAAGCGGGATTTTTCGACCCTTGCCCTGTCGACGGACGGGAAGCAGGTCGCGGTCGCCATTCGTGACGACAACAAGGTCAGGCAGCTCTGGATCAAGCAGCTCGACCACGGGCCGCTCTCCAAGCTCACCTTCGATTCAGCGGGTTCCCATACTCCGGCGTGGACCCCGGATGGCAAGTCGGTCGCGTACCTCGCCAGCCGTGACAGTGAGCGCGTGGTGTACATGAAGCCGGCCGACGGGAGTCGCGAGGAGCAACGCATCTGGAAGTCGCCCAGCAGACTCGCCACGCTGGCCTGGTCCCCTGACGGTCGGTGGCTTCTGGCCACAACCGCGGAGCAGGGCAGCGATATCGTTGCCCTGCGCCTGGGAGTCGACACCATGGCAACGCCCTTGGTGAACTCGCCGGCCAATGAACGCGAGCCAGCGTTGTCGCCCGACGGCCGCTGGCTGGCGTACGAGTCCGACGAGAGCGGAGTGCTTGAGGTGTACGTGCGGCCGTTTCCCGACACCAAGGCGTCGCGCACGCAGGTCTCCGTGCGCGGTGGCCGGCGCCCGCATTGGTCGACCAATGGGCGCGAACTGTTCTACGTGTCAGGGAGCGAGATGGTCGCCACACCAGTCACGACTGGCGCGAGCTTTACGCATGGCGACGAGCGTGCACTTTTCCCCGCGACGAGCAACAGATGGGACGTGGCGCCCGGCGACCGCTTCCTGATGGTGGTCGGCGACGGTCTTAGGCGGCTTACGGAAACGGTTAAGGTCGAGAACTGGGTGACCGAGATGAGGGCGAAGCTGAACGGGGCGGCGCGCTAG